From Methanomassiliicoccales archaeon LGM-RCC1, one genomic window encodes:
- a CDS encoding ATP-dependent DNA ligase has translation MLYSELADTFDRLEATGSRLEMTTILADFIRTVDKSELRNIIYLSQGKLHPDFIAKELGMADRLVLKAISFTSGTPESVAEELWIKTGDPGEVAEKLISKKKQMTLFAEELTVDRVYKGLTAIQDAEGKDSQDKKMKLLANMLHDSGPVEARYLCRIVTGRMRVGAGDMTILDALAEAFATKEDRPAIERAFNITCDIGFVAETIAEGGMDAVNQIKVTIDNPIKVMLAERLPSVSEVVAKMGGKCAIEYKYDGIRVQAHIGKDSVRLYSRRLENLTTNFPDIAEALRERCKAGEAIIEGECVAIDPETGYMLPFQAVTHRRKKHGMDEAVKEVSVRIFMFDILYRDGQDMTNIPYLERRSELESTFDIGDKIQMTTMRLVNSPEEGEEFFAQAVAARCEGIMAKSVAPESIYRAGSRGFLWIKYKKDYQQALTDSFDLSVVGAFYGMGKRAGKYGALLMAAFNEDTGRFETVCKLGTGFDDAFLDSMPELLNSGLSEKKPSMVDAEMIPDVWFNPTTVLEVVAAEITLSPIHTAAKGILKEDSGLGIRFPRFTGRVRDDKSPEQCTTVGEIIEMFEMQAHDSDGLAE, from the coding sequence ATGTTGTATTCCGAGCTAGCGGACACCTTCGACAGACTGGAAGCTACAGGCAGCCGTCTGGAGATGACCACGATCCTTGCGGATTTCATCCGTACGGTGGACAAGTCCGAGCTCAGGAACATCATCTATCTCTCCCAGGGAAAGCTCCATCCGGACTTCATCGCGAAGGAGCTCGGGATGGCAGATAGGCTGGTTCTGAAGGCGATATCCTTCACATCCGGAACACCCGAATCCGTGGCAGAGGAGCTGTGGATCAAGACCGGCGATCCCGGGGAGGTGGCTGAGAAGCTGATCTCCAAGAAGAAGCAGATGACGCTGTTCGCCGAGGAGCTCACCGTCGATAGGGTCTACAAGGGGCTCACAGCGATCCAGGATGCCGAAGGTAAAGATTCCCAAGACAAGAAGATGAAGCTCTTGGCCAACATGCTACACGACTCCGGACCAGTAGAGGCAAGGTACCTTTGCAGGATCGTCACAGGAAGGATGAGGGTCGGTGCAGGAGACATGACGATACTCGACGCTCTGGCGGAGGCCTTCGCCACGAAGGAGGACAGGCCTGCCATAGAGAGAGCGTTCAACATCACATGCGACATAGGATTCGTAGCGGAAACCATCGCCGAAGGCGGAATGGACGCGGTCAACCAGATCAAGGTGACAATCGACAATCCGATCAAGGTCATGCTCGCGGAGCGTCTCCCCTCGGTATCCGAAGTCGTGGCAAAGATGGGCGGTAAGTGCGCCATCGAATACAAGTACGACGGCATCAGGGTCCAGGCACACATCGGGAAGGATTCCGTCAGGCTGTATTCCAGAAGACTGGAGAACCTCACCACCAATTTCCCTGATATCGCAGAAGCCCTCAGGGAGAGGTGCAAGGCAGGGGAAGCGATCATCGAGGGCGAATGCGTGGCCATCGATCCCGAGACAGGATACATGCTGCCCTTCCAAGCTGTCACCCACCGCAGGAAGAAGCACGGAATGGACGAGGCGGTCAAGGAGGTCAGCGTCAGGATATTCATGTTCGATATCCTCTACCGCGACGGTCAGGACATGACCAACATCCCCTATCTGGAGAGGAGATCCGAACTGGAATCGACCTTCGACATCGGGGACAAGATTCAGATGACCACCATGAGGCTGGTCAACAGTCCCGAGGAGGGAGAGGAGTTCTTCGCCCAGGCCGTGGCGGCAAGGTGCGAGGGAATCATGGCCAAATCCGTGGCTCCAGAATCCATATACAGAGCAGGATCGAGAGGATTCCTGTGGATCAAGTACAAGAAGGACTATCAGCAGGCACTCACGGATTCATTCGACCTTTCCGTCGTGGGAGCGTTCTACGGAATGGGAAAGAGGGCCGGGAAGTACGGCGCTCTCCTGATGGCCGCGTTCAACGAGGACACGGGAAGGTTCGAGACCGTATGCAAGCTCGGTACCGGATTCGACGATGCCTTCCTGGACTCCATGCCAGAACTCCTCAACTCAGGACTGTCTGAGAAGAAACCCTCCATGGTCGATGCAGAGATGATACCTGATGTTTGGTTCAATCCCACCACAGTTCTTGAGGTCGTGGCCGCAGAGATAACCCTCAGTCCGATCCACACCGCTGCCAAAGGCATCCTCAAAGAGGATTCAGGTCTCGGGATAAGGTTCCCCAGGTTCACCGGAAGGGTAAGGGACGACAAGTCCCCGGAGCAGTGCACAACAGTCGGCGAGATCATCGAGATGTTCGAGATGCAAGCTCACGATTCTGACGGCCTAGCGGAGTGA
- a CDS encoding helicase-related protein, with translation MSYVVHPFIAPNKVEERSYQINMVRGCIDTNTLLILPTGLGKTIVALYVAVEFLPKGKVLILAPTKPLLDQHQKTFTELMVGHSLCIISGETAPEKRAEMMAQNDVIIATPQTVANDLKEGRYSMDPFSLVIYDEAHRGVGDYAYVTVAEYCSNSIRSIGMTASPGANINKIKEVCGNLNLRRIDAKTEDDPDVSPYVHDTYITEVRLKLPEDLLKIDYLLKKQLGVYVNNLVALKLMNPARPPTRGHFLDVQRMLQARLNSGEKTSTVYRGLSLTAKGIKILHAMKLAETQGITPLRIYLEKIEAESEQERGGRSAKEIIGTPEYQEMRKIVDTTNVEHPKVSKTMSIVSRTINDDPGSKVMVFTELRDTCEMMVAKLSTIPGAKVAKLIGQSKEGMSQKEQVALLDKLRSGEVNVIVATSVGEEGLDISSTNAVIFYEPVPSEIRTIQRRGRTGRKNDGDVYVLIVEDTMDEGTEAASKRKEQTMRDNIERLNEELKRGRPINPHGTQRGLDDF, from the coding sequence ATGAGCTACGTAGTCCATCCCTTCATAGCACCGAACAAGGTGGAGGAGCGCAGCTACCAGATCAACATGGTCCGGGGCTGTATCGATACCAACACCCTGCTCATCCTACCGACGGGACTCGGGAAGACCATCGTAGCGCTGTACGTAGCCGTAGAGTTCCTCCCGAAAGGGAAGGTTCTGATTTTGGCTCCGACGAAGCCCCTGCTCGATCAGCATCAGAAGACGTTCACAGAGCTCATGGTCGGGCATTCCCTGTGCATCATAAGCGGAGAGACGGCCCCGGAGAAGAGGGCAGAGATGATGGCTCAGAACGACGTCATAATCGCCACCCCCCAGACAGTAGCCAACGATCTGAAGGAGGGGAGGTACAGCATGGACCCGTTCTCCCTGGTCATCTACGACGAGGCTCACAGAGGAGTGGGGGATTACGCTTACGTCACCGTCGCCGAGTACTGTTCTAACAGCATCCGCTCGATAGGCATGACCGCATCTCCCGGAGCGAACATCAACAAGATCAAGGAGGTCTGCGGCAACCTGAATCTCAGGAGGATCGATGCCAAGACTGAGGACGACCCCGATGTGTCGCCTTATGTTCATGATACATACATCACCGAGGTCAGGTTGAAGCTCCCGGAGGACCTTCTCAAAATCGATTATCTTCTGAAGAAGCAGCTAGGAGTCTATGTCAACAATCTAGTAGCCTTGAAGCTCATGAATCCGGCCAGACCTCCCACCAGAGGGCATTTCCTGGATGTGCAGAGGATGCTGCAGGCGAGGCTGAACTCCGGAGAGAAGACATCCACGGTATACAGAGGCCTGTCCCTGACCGCCAAGGGGATCAAGATCCTGCACGCCATGAAGCTGGCAGAGACGCAGGGTATCACCCCTTTGAGGATCTATCTGGAGAAGATCGAAGCGGAATCCGAGCAGGAGCGCGGCGGCAGGAGCGCCAAGGAGATCATCGGTACTCCAGAGTACCAAGAGATGAGGAAGATCGTGGACACCACGAACGTGGAGCATCCGAAGGTGTCCAAGACCATGTCCATCGTAAGCAGGACCATCAATGACGATCCCGGTTCCAAGGTGATGGTCTTCACAGAGCTCAGGGACACCTGCGAGATGATGGTCGCCAAACTATCGACCATCCCCGGAGCGAAGGTCGCCAAGCTCATAGGCCAGTCCAAGGAGGGGATGTCGCAGAAGGAACAGGTTGCCCTTCTAGACAAGCTCCGCAGCGGAGAGGTCAACGTCATCGTGGCCACATCTGTCGGAGAGGAGGGACTCGACATTTCCAGCACCAATGCCGTCATCTTCTATGAGCCGGTGCCTTCAGAGATAAGGACCATCCAGAGAAGAGGGCGTACCGGCAGGAAGAACGACGGTGACGTTTACGTGCTGATAGTCGAGGATACCATGGACGAGGGTACCGAGGCTGCAAGCAAGCGCAAGGAGCAGACCATGCGCGATAACATCGAGAGGCTCAACGAGGAGCTGAAGAGGGGCAGGCCCATAAACCCCCATGGGACTCAGCGCGGTCTCGACGATTTCTGA
- a CDS encoding iron-sulfur cluster assembly accessory protein — MVTIEPEAVTFITDLLEKNQKTGYGIKIYISGSSCSGPQFGMTFQEKEMEGDIVDDTAKNFNMFYDEETKVELDKCVIEFVDDPNFGTGLMIRDPNFQGCASCGGGCH; from the coding sequence ATGGTAACAATCGAGCCTGAGGCAGTAACTTTCATCACCGATCTTCTCGAGAAGAACCAGAAGACCGGCTACGGCATCAAGATCTACATCTCGGGATCCTCATGTTCCGGACCCCAGTTCGGAATGACTTTCCAGGAGAAGGAGATGGAGGGAGACATAGTCGACGACACCGCCAAGAACTTCAACATGTTCTACGACGAGGAGACGAAGGTGGAGCTCGACAAGTGCGTCATCGAGTTCGTCGACGACCCCAACTTCGGAACCGGCCTCATGATCCGCGACCCCAACTTCCAGGGCTGCGCTTCCTGCGGCGGCGGATGCCACTAA
- a CDS encoding carboxymuconolactone decarboxylase family protein, translating into MQEDPAQREKTDKILNAIKESYGFIPVVNQVMSERPDMFLPSAEFSQAILDRKDGAIPRKERFLIAISAAAAVCGEYCLKVQIKHAIEAGATRDEILESIMIGSYMSMTRSQSYALRAYADAFGIKYD; encoded by the coding sequence ATGCAAGAAGATCCGGCACAGCGCGAGAAGACGGACAAGATATTGAATGCCATCAAAGAGAGCTACGGGTTCATCCCTGTCGTCAACCAGGTCATGAGCGAGCGTCCCGACATGTTCCTCCCCAGTGCGGAATTCAGCCAAGCCATCCTTGACAGGAAGGACGGGGCAATCCCCAGGAAGGAGAGGTTCCTCATCGCCATATCCGCCGCGGCAGCTGTCTGCGGAGAGTACTGCCTCAAGGTGCAGATCAAGCACGCCATCGAGGCCGGTGCGACAAGGGACGAGATACTCGAGAGCATCATGATCGGTTCCTACATGTCCATGACCCGCTCGCAGTCCTATGCACTGAGGGCCTATGCTGACGCATTTGGAATCAAGTATGACTGA
- a CDS encoding 4Fe-4S binding protein, whose protein sequence is MNHLRIDLDKCVGCGKCAKMCLEHNIVIEDRKAKEVGTKCLECSHCVSSCPKGAIELIPHVNGEGGFFASIKQDKMFDGSMINDRDLDELISAMDHGKKDKYQIFVLQGDNLNRFMDTVCDVVKDREGDFPIVREWSQWRAENNVLQPNRSLWEGQQMLFICADGPENALNASRRMIAKGLELGIRGFHSNVTMAAYKADKARIIAFFPHATKELQMAYVIGHARRLVEPVFKPMSKLKGLLDRI, encoded by the coding sequence ATGAACCACCTCAGGATCGATCTGGACAAATGCGTCGGCTGCGGCAAGTGCGCCAAGATGTGTCTAGAGCACAATATCGTGATCGAGGACCGCAAGGCCAAAGAGGTGGGTACCAAATGCCTCGAATGCTCGCACTGCGTATCGAGCTGCCCCAAGGGAGCGATTGAGCTCATCCCTCACGTGAACGGAGAGGGTGGTTTCTTCGCCAGCATCAAGCAGGACAAGATGTTCGACGGTTCCATGATCAATGACAGAGACCTCGATGAGCTCATTTCCGCCATGGATCACGGCAAGAAGGACAAGTACCAAATCTTCGTTCTGCAGGGAGACAACCTCAACAGGTTCATGGACACTGTATGCGACGTGGTCAAAGACAGGGAGGGGGATTTCCCAATCGTCAGAGAATGGTCGCAATGGAGAGCGGAAAACAACGTCCTGCAGCCTAACCGCTCACTGTGGGAAGGGCAGCAGATGCTGTTCATCTGCGCGGACGGACCGGAAAATGCCCTCAACGCCTCCAGGAGGATGATTGCCAAGGGCCTGGAGCTCGGCATCCGCGGTTTCCACTCCAACGTCACGATGGCGGCATACAAGGCCGACAAGGCTAGAATCATCGCCTTCTTCCCACATGCCACCAAGGAACTTCAGATGGCATACGTCATCGGCCATGCCAGACGTCTGGTGGAGCCTGTGTTCAAACCCATGTCCAAGTTGAAGGGATTGTTAGACAGAATCTAA
- a CDS encoding acetate--CoA ligase family protein, translating to MKGLLTPNSVAIIGASNDETKLGGMLLKNMINAGFTGKLYPVNPKGGEIQGLKAYTSITEIPEPVDLAVISIKAAFVPDEMANLKKNGCHCATILTAGFKEDSPEGKILEQKLVAAAKEADVKFFGPNCFGNMNPWAGVNATFAHLLPRKGHISIFSQSGAVGSSIIDWAYFNKIGIANFVTFGNKADLDEADIIPEISEDPNTKVIGMYCEGISNGHRFVSAIENMPVDKPIVVYKSGRTQAGAAAASSHTGSLAGADAVNNVIFKKLNVYRASSLDDMFDVLNVFSGCTEMKKSGLGIITNAGGLGVMSADAAFDAKEVYAVKFSDETIKEIRQRVPTVAGVTNPIDIRGDAKPEYFKEVIDILSHDPEVGALVIMGSPLDTADLEAVAQSIVEIKDQIPVPFVVCFAGGHKCDKANNYLKEAGIPTYPTPDRAIHALDILRSYTINKEKKHTKMSYPAVNGGGRAAVKKIIDQVRSEGRDSLSESEGKEILKAYGVPTPGEATVTSADEAAKECDRIGYPVVMKIVSPDIKHKTDVGGVVVGVKDAADAKAAYQKIMDNCTKNVPGAKIDGVSIQQMVSGQEVILSMIRDVQFGPVVSFGLGGIYVEILREISQAHVPMTEEQLDEMITSTKAYKLMSGARGLAKSDIPAMKETIKRIALIAEENPEIHELEINPVIVQVEGKGAYAVDALVTLVKE from the coding sequence ATGAAAGGACTACTGACACCCAACTCTGTCGCCATCATTGGTGCATCCAACGATGAAACGAAGCTAGGTGGAATGCTTCTCAAGAACATGATCAACGCCGGATTCACCGGCAAGCTGTACCCCGTCAACCCCAAGGGAGGGGAGATTCAGGGACTCAAGGCATACACATCCATCACCGAGATCCCCGAACCCGTGGACCTCGCCGTGATCTCCATCAAGGCCGCATTCGTTCCCGACGAGATGGCTAACCTGAAGAAGAACGGCTGCCACTGCGCAACCATCCTCACAGCAGGATTCAAGGAGGACAGCCCCGAAGGAAAGATCCTGGAGCAGAAGCTCGTAGCCGCCGCGAAGGAGGCTGATGTCAAGTTCTTCGGACCCAACTGTTTCGGTAACATGAACCCCTGGGCCGGAGTGAACGCCACTTTCGCACACCTCCTTCCCAGGAAGGGACACATCTCCATATTCTCCCAGTCCGGAGCGGTCGGATCATCGATCATCGACTGGGCATATTTCAACAAGATCGGTATCGCCAACTTCGTCACCTTCGGAAACAAGGCCGACCTGGACGAAGCTGACATTATCCCCGAGATATCCGAGGACCCCAACACGAAGGTAATCGGAATGTACTGCGAGGGAATCTCCAACGGACACAGGTTCGTCTCGGCTATCGAGAACATGCCCGTCGATAAGCCGATTGTCGTCTACAAGTCCGGAAGGACTCAGGCCGGAGCCGCCGCCGCATCCTCTCACACGGGATCCCTGGCAGGCGCCGATGCCGTCAACAATGTCATATTCAAGAAGCTCAACGTCTACAGGGCGAGCAGCCTGGACGACATGTTCGATGTTCTGAACGTGTTCAGCGGCTGCACCGAGATGAAGAAGAGCGGATTGGGAATCATCACCAACGCTGGAGGACTCGGAGTCATGTCCGCGGATGCCGCCTTCGATGCGAAGGAGGTCTACGCAGTCAAGTTCTCGGACGAGACCATCAAGGAGATCAGGCAGAGAGTACCCACCGTCGCCGGTGTCACTAACCCCATCGATATCCGCGGTGATGCAAAGCCCGAGTACTTCAAAGAGGTCATCGACATCCTTTCACACGATCCCGAGGTCGGAGCACTGGTCATCATGGGTTCACCGCTCGACACAGCGGACCTCGAGGCGGTCGCACAGTCCATCGTCGAAATCAAGGACCAGATCCCTGTTCCCTTCGTCGTCTGCTTCGCAGGCGGTCACAAGTGCGACAAAGCCAACAACTACCTCAAGGAGGCCGGAATCCCCACCTACCCCACACCTGACAGGGCCATCCATGCATTGGACATCCTCAGGTCATACACGATCAACAAGGAGAAGAAGCACACCAAGATGTCCTACCCTGCCGTCAACGGCGGAGGAAGGGCTGCAGTCAAAAAGATCATCGACCAGGTCAGATCCGAGGGAAGGGACTCCCTCTCCGAATCCGAAGGAAAGGAGATCCTCAAGGCTTACGGTGTACCCACTCCCGGCGAGGCCACGGTCACATCCGCGGACGAGGCGGCAAAGGAGTGCGACAGGATCGGCTATCCCGTCGTCATGAAGATCGTATCCCCCGACATCAAGCACAAGACCGATGTGGGAGGAGTCGTCGTAGGCGTCAAGGACGCTGCCGATGCCAAGGCTGCATACCAGAAGATCATGGACAACTGCACTAAGAACGTGCCCGGAGCCAAGATCGACGGAGTCTCCATCCAGCAGATGGTCTCCGGACAGGAGGTCATCCTCTCTATGATTCGCGACGTTCAGTTCGGACCTGTCGTGTCCTTCGGACTCGGTGGAATCTACGTCGAGATCCTCAGGGAGATCTCCCAGGCACACGTTCCCATGACCGAGGAGCAGCTGGACGAGATGATCACCTCCACCAAGGCGTACAAGCTCATGTCCGGTGCAAGGGGACTCGCCAAGTCCGACATCCCCGCGATGAAGGAGACCATCAAGAGGATCGCACTCATCGCAGAAGAGAACCCCGAGATCCACGAGCTGGAGATAAACCCTGTCATCGTGCAGGTCGAGGGCAAGGGTGCCTACGCCGTCGATGCCCTGGTCACACTCGTCAAAGAGTGA
- the dph5 gene encoding diphthine synthase, with protein MTSELVFVGLGLSGTDGMTVKAFNALKECDKIYAEFYTSFLIGTKVEDLEAAIGKKIKVLYRAQVEENDDIIKDALEMRVGFVTAGDPMSATTHVDLRIQAAEAGIPVRLFNGISIFSACPTVFGLQNYKFGRAVTLPFIEQGYHPKSPYDHIMANKKMGLHTMILLDIHADELRYMTAHEAIEWLMLGEEKWQEGLIDDKTILCVASQVGSPNEKIFAGYPQDLLKMDLGEPLFTLVLPGNLHFMEQYALVRFAGAPEEIIEDE; from the coding sequence ATGACATCCGAACTCGTCTTCGTCGGACTGGGCCTCAGCGGCACTGATGGAATGACCGTCAAAGCGTTCAACGCACTGAAGGAATGCGACAAGATCTATGCAGAATTCTACACATCGTTCCTCATTGGTACGAAGGTCGAGGACCTGGAAGCTGCCATCGGCAAGAAGATCAAGGTGCTCTATAGGGCGCAGGTCGAAGAGAACGACGACATCATCAAGGATGCCCTCGAGATGAGGGTCGGATTCGTCACTGCAGGCGACCCCATGTCCGCCACCACCCATGTGGACCTGAGGATACAGGCCGCAGAGGCCGGGATCCCAGTGAGGCTGTTCAACGGGATCAGCATATTCTCCGCATGCCCCACCGTGTTCGGATTGCAGAATTACAAATTCGGAAGGGCGGTGACGCTGCCGTTCATCGAGCAGGGATACCACCCCAAGTCCCCCTATGACCACATAATGGCCAACAAGAAGATGGGGCTGCACACGATGATCCTCCTGGACATACACGCTGACGAGCTCAGGTACATGACCGCCCATGAGGCCATCGAATGGCTGATGCTTGGAGAGGAGAAATGGCAGGAAGGTCTGATCGACGACAAGACCATCCTGTGCGTCGCATCACAAGTGGGATCGCCCAATGAGAAGATCTTCGCAGGATATCCGCAGGACCTGCTGAAGATGGATCTAGGGGAGCCTCTGTTCACTCTCGTGCTACCGGGCAACCTGCATTTCATGGAGCAGTACGCACTGGTCAGATTTGCTGGGGCTCCTGAGGAAATCATAGAGGATGAATGA
- a CDS encoding helical backbone metal receptor, producing the protein MKEEHAPMTAERIFQLKSRFTFAIIIIGVIIAVVFAVNTTEATQDHATGILIDFEEYDVTWFETDLNVNKDPINLLKNACEENLYPLTIDSKGTVIEINGISNDADRTWGLWYVENGGSTEWVKSESYEIDASQYAIIAWAFRAEGDKPTVAVDLTGVCFFGYGQSHRVITLSPVATETVYSLNAGNIIVGTDYYSNYPDDVNNRKRTGEVTVTGTYTDPNYEIVVKLNPDMIIGDGSQFNQIQLCKTARSSFNSVVLYPGEDIHTIFDNAYIASVAIGYDLAFDMVYQNDTEALDEIDRALTSIPHSEKKVMVALSTDVAPYVGGSETYIDDMLTTVYVSNAFSSVDGWSHISTEMIALCNPDIIIVVTDQYEATESEWDIMYSHLYDTWKATDAYKSGEIYLLTGASTDLASRASPRFPQIVEILGEICYPEAFKLESMPKYLGDNYLDYLVYTKYLGYN; encoded by the coding sequence TTGAAGGAAGAACACGCGCCCATGACGGCTGAACGTATATTCCAACTCAAATCAAGATTCACCTTTGCCATCATTATAATAGGTGTGATTATCGCTGTGGTATTCGCAGTCAACACCACTGAAGCCACACAGGACCATGCTACAGGCATACTCATTGATTTCGAAGAGTACGACGTTACCTGGTTCGAAACCGATCTTAACGTAAATAAAGATCCGATTAACCTGCTGAAAAATGCTTGCGAAGAGAATCTGTATCCACTGACCATCGACTCCAAAGGGACTGTGATAGAGATCAACGGCATATCTAACGATGCGGACAGGACTTGGGGCCTCTGGTATGTCGAAAATGGAGGCAGCACCGAATGGGTGAAATCTGAAAGCTATGAGATAGATGCCAGCCAGTATGCGATAATCGCCTGGGCCTTCAGAGCCGAGGGGGACAAGCCAACAGTGGCAGTCGACCTCACCGGAGTTTGTTTCTTTGGATACGGCCAATCACATAGAGTAATAACTCTCTCACCAGTAGCTACAGAGACCGTATATTCTCTCAACGCTGGAAACATCATCGTTGGTACAGACTACTATAGCAACTATCCCGACGATGTAAACAACAGAAAGAGAACTGGAGAAGTCACAGTCACAGGAACCTACACCGATCCGAACTATGAGATCGTTGTAAAACTGAACCCCGATATGATTATAGGTGACGGATCCCAATTCAATCAGATTCAATTATGCAAGACCGCTAGGTCAAGCTTCAATTCTGTTGTCCTCTACCCAGGAGAGGACATACATACAATATTTGATAACGCGTATATCGCCAGTGTCGCAATAGGCTATGATTTGGCCTTTGATATGGTTTATCAAAACGACACCGAGGCGCTGGACGAAATCGATAGAGCTCTGACCTCCATCCCCCACTCAGAGAAGAAGGTCATGGTCGCCCTGTCTACTGACGTGGCCCCCTATGTCGGCGGAAGTGAGACCTATATCGACGATATGCTGACGACGGTGTATGTGAGCAATGCTTTCTCATCAGTCGACGGCTGGTCCCATATCAGCACAGAAATGATTGCACTATGCAATCCAGACATCATAATAGTGGTCACCGACCAGTACGAGGCCACAGAGTCAGAATGGGATATTATGTACTCTCATCTATACGACACGTGGAAGGCTACCGATGCGTACAAATCCGGAGAGATTTACCTGCTAACAGGTGCCTCCACCGACCTCGCATCACGCGCTTCACCGAGATTTCCGCAAATCGTCGAGATCCTGGGAGAGATATGCTATCCAGAGGCATTCAAATTAGAGAGCATGCCCAAATATCTGGGCGATAATTACCTTGATTACCTGGTCTACACCAAGTATCTGGGATACAACTGA